The following are encoded together in the Streptomyces flavofungini genome:
- a CDS encoding SGNH/GDSL hydrolase family protein, whose translation MTKRHGYALLAAVLAVVVVVSAAIYIGVTGADDDALDQLSASPRGPRNSAAPASAGTWVGTWSASPAGAEPGTEARGMAGRSVRNVVHTSVGGESARITLTNLYGTQPLTVTHASVAVATASNNPTAAAGTLRRLTFRGDTSVVIQPGQQIVSDAVRLRVPHDSDLLVTTFSPTTSGPVTYHPHARQISYVADGDHTEDPSGSAYHEQSPYWRYLSAVDVLSSEADGTVVVIGDSITDGITSTMGANRRWTDVLADRLRQESGAPRYSVVNQGISGNRVLSDGRPGARGGPGANPSGLARFGRDVLGRTGVKAVVIALGINDILRNPQETDPRRITDGLRELTRQAHTRGLRVVGATLMPFGGHRGYTPALEGVRQAVNKEIRSGKVFDAVVDFDKALRDPYDPRALLDRYDSGDNLHPSDEGFRRMGQAFDPADLKGSSDAEL comes from the coding sequence ATGACCAAGCGTCACGGTTATGCACTGCTGGCCGCCGTGCTCGCGGTCGTCGTGGTCGTCTCAGCGGCCATATACATCGGCGTCACCGGCGCCGACGACGACGCGTTGGACCAGCTCAGCGCCTCTCCGCGGGGGCCGCGCAACTCCGCGGCCCCGGCGTCGGCGGGCACCTGGGTCGGCACCTGGTCCGCCTCTCCCGCGGGCGCCGAACCCGGCACCGAGGCGCGTGGTATGGCGGGGCGTTCCGTACGCAACGTCGTCCACACCAGCGTCGGCGGCGAGAGCGCCCGCATCACCCTCACGAACCTGTACGGCACCCAGCCGCTCACCGTCACGCACGCCTCCGTCGCCGTGGCCACCGCCTCGAACAACCCGACCGCGGCCGCGGGCACGCTGCGGCGGCTCACCTTCCGCGGCGACACCTCCGTGGTGATCCAGCCCGGACAGCAGATCGTCAGCGACGCCGTCAGGCTGCGGGTGCCGCACGACTCGGACCTGCTCGTCACGACGTTCTCGCCGACCACGTCCGGTCCGGTGACGTACCACCCGCACGCGCGTCAGATCTCGTACGTCGCCGACGGTGACCACACCGAGGACCCGAGCGGGTCGGCGTACCACGAGCAGAGCCCGTACTGGCGCTACCTCTCCGCCGTCGACGTGCTCAGCAGCGAGGCCGACGGCACCGTCGTCGTCATCGGTGACTCCATCACCGACGGCATCACCTCCACCATGGGCGCCAACCGCCGCTGGACCGACGTCCTCGCCGACCGGCTGCGCCAGGAGTCCGGGGCGCCGCGCTACAGCGTCGTGAACCAGGGCATCAGCGGCAACCGTGTCCTGTCCGACGGGAGGCCCGGCGCGCGGGGCGGGCCCGGCGCCAACCCGAGCGGGCTCGCCCGCTTCGGGCGCGACGTCCTCGGCCGCACCGGCGTCAAGGCCGTCGTCATCGCCCTCGGCATCAACGACATCCTGCGCAATCCGCAGGAAACCGACCCTCGGCGCATCACCGACGGGCTGCGGGAGCTGACCCGGCAGGCGCATACCCGCGGGCTGCGGGTCGTGGGGGCGACGCTGATGCCCTTCGGCGGGCACCGCGGGTACACGCCCGCCCTTGAGGGCGTGCGGCAGGCCGTCAACAAGGAGATCCGCTCCGGCAAGGTCTTCGACGCGGTCGTCGACTTCGACAAGGCGCTGCGCGATCCCTACGATCCCCGGGCCCTGCTCGACCGGTACGACTCCGGGGACAATCTGCACCCCAGCGACGAGGGGTTCCGGCGGATGGGCCAGGCCTTCGACCCGGCCGACCTGAAGGGCTCGTCGGACGCGGAGCTCTAG
- a CDS encoding DUF445 domain-containing protein — protein MQGTNTEEAAEAGREQHARDGRSPSTGGGPAAGPGGSGGLGGPGAFSEADAEKQRGVRRMKLTATGLLLFVAVVYVLAKWAQNTGAGTWAGYVAAAAEAGMVGALADWFAVTALFRHPLGIPIPHTAIIPKKKDQLGVSLGDFVGENFLSRTVVRQRLRSVGIGSRLGAWLAEPEHADRVTAELATALRGALTVLRDSDVQAVVGEAITRRADAQEVAPGIGKMLEKVVTDGGHKRVVDLVCVRAHDWLVEHADSVMDAVEGGAPGWTPRFVDKKVGERVYKELLRFVTEMRDMPGHPARGALDRFLTDFAADLQSDTDTRARVEHLKREVLARGEVQDLIASAWSAVRRMIVAAAEDERSELRLRVRASLLSLGRRMATDARLQEKVDGWVEGAAVYVVTTYRDEITSLITDTVASWDAEHTSKKIEAHIGRDLQFIRINGTVVGSLAGLLIYTVSRALGG, from the coding sequence ATGCAAGGTACGAACACGGAGGAAGCGGCCGAGGCGGGCAGGGAGCAGCATGCCCGTGACGGCCGCTCCCCAAGCACGGGTGGCGGACCCGCGGCGGGACCGGGCGGGTCCGGCGGCCTCGGCGGACCCGGCGCCTTCAGCGAGGCCGACGCGGAGAAGCAGCGCGGCGTGCGCCGGATGAAGCTGACCGCGACGGGCCTGCTGCTGTTCGTCGCGGTCGTGTACGTGCTCGCGAAGTGGGCGCAGAACACGGGCGCCGGGACCTGGGCCGGATATGTCGCGGCGGCCGCCGAGGCGGGCATGGTCGGCGCGCTCGCCGACTGGTTCGCGGTGACGGCCCTGTTCCGGCACCCCCTCGGCATCCCCATCCCGCACACGGCGATCATCCCGAAGAAGAAGGACCAGCTCGGCGTCTCCCTCGGGGACTTCGTCGGCGAGAACTTCCTCTCCCGCACGGTCGTGCGCCAGCGCCTGCGCTCCGTCGGCATCGGCAGCCGCCTCGGCGCCTGGCTCGCCGAGCCGGAGCACGCCGACCGCGTCACCGCCGAGCTGGCCACCGCGCTGCGCGGCGCCCTCACCGTCCTGCGCGACTCGGACGTGCAGGCCGTCGTCGGCGAGGCCATCACGCGCCGCGCCGACGCCCAGGAGGTCGCGCCCGGCATCGGCAAGATGCTGGAGAAGGTCGTCACGGACGGCGGCCACAAGCGGGTCGTGGACCTGGTGTGCGTGCGCGCCCACGACTGGCTGGTGGAGCACGCCGACTCGGTGATGGACGCCGTCGAGGGCGGCGCCCCCGGCTGGACCCCGCGCTTCGTCGACAAGAAGGTCGGCGAGCGGGTCTACAAGGAACTCCTGCGCTTCGTCACCGAGATGCGCGACATGCCAGGACACCCGGCCCGCGGCGCCCTCGACCGCTTCCTCACCGACTTCGCCGCCGACCTCCAGTCCGACACCGACACCCGCGCCCGCGTCGAGCACCTCAAGCGCGAGGTCCTCGCCCGCGGGGAGGTCCAGGACCTGATCGCCTCCGCCTGGTCCGCGGTCCGCCGGATGATCGTGGCCGCCGCCGAGGACGAGCGCAGCGAACTGCGCCTGCGCGTCCGCGCCTCCCTGCTCTCCCTCGGCCGGCGCATGGCCACCGACGCCCGCCTCCAGGAGAAGGTCGACGGCTGGGTCGAGGGCGCGGCGGTGTACGTCGTGACGACGTACCGCGACGAGATCACCTCCCTCATCACCGACACCGTCGCGAGCTGGGACGCCGAGCACACCTCGAAGAAGATCGAGGCCCACATCGGCCGCGACCTGCAGTTCATCAGGATCAACGGCACGGTGGTGGGGTCGTTGGCGGGGCTCTTGATCTATACGGTCTCGCGGGCACTGGGCGGCTGA
- a CDS encoding MFS transporter, whose protein sequence is MSRSPSTSPGASRASRAPRTPRTPRKPLSKPPAVPSRPRLPLTPWTVAATAALAIVTAGAFTTLAGLLVGPLHAELGWSRGAIEVGGAVNMVVYGATAPFAAALMDRFGMRYVTTGALGLVGAGAVLTATAMTAAWQFALYWGVLVGLGTGATAMAFAATVTERWFVARRGLVTGLLTAASVVGQFVFLPVLSEVVGRYGWRAAALALAGAAVVAAPLVWLTLRDHPADVGRCPYGAADFVPRPAPVRGAARRATGVLLRSARTGPFWLLAGTFAICGASTNGVMWTHFAPAAHDHGMPMTAAASLLALIGIFNVAGTVVSGWLTDRRDARRLLAAYFAVRGLALLALPLLLTATVQPPLVAFVVVFGLLDVATVPPTIALCRAHFGPDAAVVFGWVNSAHQVGAGTVAFLGGAARDAFGSYDLVWVGTAALCATAALLSLASPRAVRP, encoded by the coding sequence ATGAGCAGGTCGCCGAGTACGTCACCAGGTGCGTCGCGTGCGTCGCGTGCGCCACGAACACCACGAACACCACGTAAACCCCTGAGCAAGCCGCCCGCCGTCCCGAGCAGGCCCCGCCTCCCCCTCACCCCCTGGACCGTCGCCGCCACCGCGGCCCTCGCCATCGTCACGGCAGGCGCCTTCACCACCCTCGCGGGCCTGCTCGTCGGGCCGCTGCACGCCGAACTCGGCTGGTCACGCGGTGCGATCGAGGTGGGCGGCGCGGTGAACATGGTCGTGTACGGGGCCACCGCGCCGTTCGCGGCCGCGCTGATGGACCGGTTCGGGATGCGGTACGTGACGACGGGCGCCCTCGGCCTCGTCGGCGCCGGAGCCGTGCTCACCGCCACGGCGATGACGGCGGCCTGGCAATTCGCGCTCTACTGGGGCGTGCTGGTGGGGCTCGGCACCGGCGCCACGGCTATGGCGTTCGCGGCGACCGTCACCGAGCGGTGGTTCGTGGCGCGGCGCGGGCTCGTCACGGGGCTGCTCACGGCGGCGAGCGTCGTGGGGCAGTTCGTGTTCCTGCCGGTGCTCTCGGAGGTGGTGGGGCGGTACGGGTGGCGGGCGGCGGCTCTCGCACTCGCGGGTGCGGCCGTGGTGGCGGCGCCGCTGGTGTGGCTGACGCTGCGGGACCATCCGGCGGACGTGGGGCGGTGCCCTTACGGGGCGGCCGATTTCGTGCCGAGGCCCGCGCCGGTCCGGGGAGCGGCACGGCGCGCCACGGGCGTCCTGCTCCGCTCGGCCCGCACCGGCCCCTTCTGGCTGCTCGCCGGGACCTTCGCGATCTGCGGGGCGTCGACGAACGGCGTGATGTGGACGCACTTCGCGCCCGCCGCGCACGACCACGGCATGCCGATGACGGCCGCCGCCTCGCTGCTCGCGCTGATCGGGATCTTCAACGTGGCGGGCACGGTGGTCTCCGGCTGGCTCACCGACCGCCGGGACGCGCGGCGGCTGCTCGCGGCGTACTTCGCCGTGCGCGGCCTCGCCCTGCTCGCGCTGCCGCTGCTGCTCACCGCGACCGTCCAGCCGCCGCTCGTCGCCTTCGTGGTCGTCTTCGGGCTCCTCGACGTGGCGACGGTGCCGCCGACGATCGCGCTGTGCCGCGCGCACTTCGGCCCCGACGCGGCCGTCGTGTTCGGCTGGGTCAACTCCGCGCACCAGGTGGGCGCGGGCACCGTCGCGTTCCTCGGCGGGGCGGCCAGGGACGCGTTCGGGTCGTACGACCTGGTGTGGGTGGGGACGGCGGCACTGTGCGCGACGGCGGCGCTGCTGTCGCTGGCGAGCCCCCGGGCGGTCCGGCCCTGA
- a CDS encoding GlxA family transcriptional regulator translates to MARMCKDLAVAASGTTEPRTAARAGRRTVAVLVRDGVLPMELGLVHQLFGSARDAAGAPLYTPLTCALRPGMVDTDADFPIRAPHGPEALAGADTVIVPASHREDESLRPGELPGRLADALALASSARRVASICTGAFVLAAAGLLDGRRATTHWLSTDLFARAFPAVTVDPDVLYVDEGAVLTSAGEAAGVDLCLHLIRQDHGAAVAAAVARRTVVPPHREGGQAQYIQRPVTEPESTSTGAARAWALTRLAEPLSLAELAARASMSVRTFSRRFRDETGLTPVQWLTQRRVDHARQLLEETDHTVDRIAAECGFGTGASLRAHFQAGVGVSPGAYRATFRGRK, encoded by the coding sequence ATGGCCAGGATGTGCAAGGATCTGGCCGTGGCGGCATCAGGGACCACGGAACCCCGTACGGCGGCGCGAGCAGGGCGTCGCACCGTCGCCGTCCTCGTCCGGGACGGCGTCCTGCCCATGGAACTCGGCCTGGTCCACCAGCTGTTCGGCAGCGCGCGCGACGCTGCGGGCGCCCCCCTCTACACGCCCCTGACCTGCGCCCTGCGCCCCGGCATGGTCGACACGGACGCCGACTTCCCCATCCGCGCGCCGCACGGCCCCGAGGCCCTGGCGGGCGCGGACACGGTGATCGTGCCCGCCTCGCACCGCGAGGACGAGTCGCTGCGCCCCGGGGAGCTGCCGGGCCGCCTGGCCGATGCCCTGGCCCTGGCCTCCTCCGCTCGCCGCGTCGCGTCGATCTGCACGGGCGCGTTCGTCCTGGCCGCCGCGGGCCTCCTGGACGGCCGCAGGGCGACGACGCACTGGCTGTCGACGGACCTCTTCGCGCGCGCGTTCCCCGCCGTCACGGTCGACCCGGATGTCCTGTACGTGGACGAGGGCGCCGTGCTGACGTCGGCGGGGGAGGCGGCCGGGGTGGACCTGTGCCTGCACCTGATCCGGCAGGACCACGGGGCGGCGGTGGCGGCGGCCGTGGCGCGCCGCACAGTGGTGCCGCCACACCGGGAGGGGGGCCAGGCCCAGTACATCCAACGCCCGGTCACGGAGCCCGAATCGACGTCGACGGGCGCGGCGCGGGCCTGGGCCCTGACCCGTCTCGCCGAGCCCCTGTCCCTCGCCGAACTGGCCGCCCGTGCCTCGATGAGCGTCCGCACCTTCAGCCGCCGCTTCCGCGACGAGACGGGCCTCACCCCGGTCCAGTGGCTCACCCAGCGCCGCGTGGACCACGCCCGCCAACTCCTGGAGGAGACCGACCACACGGTCGACCGCATCGCGGCGGAGTGCGGCTTCGGGACGGGGGCGTCGCTGCGGGCGCACTTCCAGGCGGGGGTGGGGGTGTCGCCGGGGGCTTATCGGGCGACGTTCAGGGGGCGGAAGTAG
- a CDS encoding DNA cytosine methyltransferase, with amino-acid sequence MPAATPFSSLEVCAGAGGLALGLESAGFSPVALVDTDETALTTLFGNRPSWSLIEEDLRSFDPQDHPEAFDVDLLSAGTPRVKSIATINRPGDQAERELVTAALYLVGTVKPRAVLFENVPGLVDGDEFGDVRAEIEAELTHHGYRLFKSVLNAMDFGVAQDRKHGFFVALRESDAAGFRWPTPLPGPAPVVGDVLHASMAAAGWPHADAWAAHARRVAPTLVGGSDRRGGPDLGPERAKAIWERMGINGGTVADDVPGPSDGWALGGERRGLPALTVAQAALLQGFPPTWQIAGRKTRKYRQVGQAVPPPLASALGRQIAAALTGSSGDSSPAP; translated from the coding sequence ATGCCCGCGGCAACCCCTTTCAGTTCTTTAGAAGTTTGTGCGGGAGCCGGCGGCCTCGCGCTCGGCCTGGAGTCGGCAGGGTTCTCCCCCGTGGCGTTGGTGGATACCGACGAAACGGCTTTGACGACACTGTTCGGGAATCGTCCCTCGTGGTCTCTGATCGAGGAGGACTTGAGGAGTTTCGATCCACAGGACCACCCGGAAGCCTTCGACGTGGACCTGCTCTCGGCGGGAACCCCGAGAGTGAAGTCGATCGCGACGATCAATCGGCCGGGTGATCAGGCCGAGCGGGAGCTGGTGACTGCCGCCCTCTATCTCGTGGGCACGGTCAAGCCGCGCGCTGTTCTCTTCGAGAACGTGCCCGGTCTCGTTGACGGCGATGAATTCGGCGACGTGCGGGCAGAGATTGAGGCAGAGCTCACCCATCACGGATACCGCCTCTTCAAGAGCGTGCTGAATGCGATGGATTTCGGAGTTGCGCAGGATCGCAAACACGGGTTCTTCGTCGCCTTGAGGGAATCGGATGCCGCCGGCTTCAGATGGCCGACGCCGCTCCCCGGACCTGCACCCGTGGTCGGTGATGTATTGCATGCGTCCATGGCCGCTGCGGGCTGGCCCCACGCGGACGCCTGGGCCGCCCACGCGCGCCGCGTCGCGCCCACCCTCGTAGGCGGATCCGACCGGCGGGGCGGACCGGACCTCGGGCCCGAGCGGGCGAAGGCGATCTGGGAGCGCATGGGTATCAACGGCGGAACCGTTGCGGACGACGTACCCGGACCGTCGGACGGCTGGGCTTTGGGTGGTGAGCGCCGCGGGCTGCCCGCGCTCACTGTGGCGCAGGCGGCCCTGCTCCAGGGCTTTCCTCCCACCTGGCAGATCGCAGGCCGGAAGACCCGGAAGTACAGGCAGGTCGGACAGGCTGTGCCGCCGCCTCTTGCATCGGCGCTCGGCCGACAGATCGCCGCTGCGCTCACTGGCTCCTCAGGTGACTCGTCGCCTGCACCGTGA
- a CDS encoding DNA cytosine methyltransferase, with amino-acid sequence MNAAPHITPVNIVDLFAGCGGLTQGFHEFRPGAVEHPVFRTVAAVEHDVAAASTYALNFADEAGGSGHIHAGDIEDWEPDAHAGQAEVILGGPPCQGFSGLGKEDKNDPRNKLWREYARVVNAIKPKMFIVENVDRFLRSPEFALLHAATEKPDGMLRDYELVQQSVLNSADFGVPQARRRVIVVAVRRDLKHLQNLEYPRQTHAKNGGDFLPGAGQEKWMAVGPAVFSRTPDETRTTELPERECAPLGVTLPGVFATTDLHFGRNPTELSRQRYRAIPEGGNRHDLPPELSTAKWIAHKNGSHDVMGRMYWDRPSVTIRTEFYKPEKGRYLHPRAHRPITHYEAALIQGFPADFKWSGSKIQIGRQIGNAVPVGLSRALAGMVYGALRD; translated from the coding sequence ATGAACGCTGCCCCCCACATCACTCCTGTCAACATCGTTGACCTGTTCGCGGGCTGCGGCGGCCTTACGCAGGGGTTCCACGAGTTCCGGCCGGGGGCAGTCGAGCATCCAGTCTTCCGTACGGTTGCCGCGGTCGAGCACGATGTCGCTGCGGCCTCGACCTACGCCTTGAACTTTGCTGACGAAGCAGGAGGGTCAGGGCACATTCACGCCGGTGATATTGAGGACTGGGAGCCGGACGCACACGCGGGGCAGGCTGAGGTGATTCTCGGCGGTCCCCCCTGCCAGGGCTTTTCCGGATTGGGCAAGGAAGACAAGAACGACCCGCGGAACAAGCTCTGGCGAGAGTATGCACGAGTAGTGAACGCAATCAAGCCGAAGATGTTCATCGTTGAGAACGTCGATCGGTTTCTGCGTTCGCCCGAGTTCGCACTCCTGCATGCCGCCACGGAGAAGCCGGACGGGATGTTGCGGGACTACGAGCTGGTTCAGCAATCGGTTCTGAACTCTGCTGACTTCGGTGTTCCGCAAGCCCGGCGGCGCGTTATCGTTGTCGCCGTTCGGCGAGATCTCAAGCACTTGCAGAATCTTGAGTACCCCCGGCAGACCCACGCCAAGAACGGTGGCGACTTCCTCCCCGGCGCGGGTCAGGAGAAGTGGATGGCTGTGGGGCCGGCTGTCTTCTCCCGTACGCCGGACGAGACACGCACGACCGAGCTTCCCGAGAGGGAGTGTGCACCCCTGGGAGTCACGCTGCCCGGCGTGTTCGCGACCACTGATCTGCACTTCGGCCGTAACCCCACGGAGCTTTCCCGGCAGCGGTACAGGGCGATCCCTGAGGGCGGCAACCGGCACGACCTCCCTCCGGAGCTCTCGACCGCCAAATGGATTGCTCACAAGAATGGTTCGCACGATGTCATGGGGCGCATGTACTGGGATCGCCCATCCGTGACCATCAGGACCGAATTCTACAAGCCGGAGAAAGGGCGCTACCTGCACCCGCGTGCGCATCGTCCCATCACTCACTATGAAGCGGCCCTGATCCAGGGGTTCCCCGCTGACTTCAAGTGGAGTGGGAGCAAGATTCAGATCGGCAGGCAGATCGGCAACGCGGTACCTGTCGGTCTGTCCCGGGCGCTGGCCGGGATGGTGTACGGCGCACTCAGGGACTGA
- a CDS encoding DUF6339 family protein: protein MTSARKPELPEILGRISDSVATKVLTPSVVNDGASLPQTLLMKNADSPIDDTPRWDASEFRHLLEDTMERFDGARPATSDSWLAPRLHYTLRLTRAEATDSGLWNFIALCLAPDFVRWRWGRERGGRITVGQAARFSGRWDVQCFSRLWWAAELFRDGEDYRPVAKACSNQDILNTAIRLDLINHRPTAQAIVELLERNLIRTGRDVNGLVIAANAAAGTLVYEAIGPDEPRDYEALQDWIRAVATDPTYSRDQLPQGPVDGSVPHRSVERLTDCFRSLFETAPVRGKRAKDDEDEGKAVSP from the coding sequence GTGACCTCAGCAAGGAAGCCTGAGCTTCCCGAAATATTGGGGCGAATCTCCGACTCCGTGGCGACCAAAGTGTTGACACCAAGCGTGGTGAATGACGGTGCTTCGCTGCCCCAAACCCTTCTGATGAAGAACGCCGACAGCCCCATTGACGACACTCCCCGTTGGGATGCCTCAGAATTTCGGCACCTCCTCGAAGACACGATGGAACGCTTTGATGGGGCGCGGCCTGCGACCTCGGACTCCTGGCTGGCCCCGCGACTTCATTACACGCTCCGACTCACTCGCGCAGAGGCGACGGACTCCGGACTGTGGAACTTCATCGCCCTGTGCCTGGCACCGGACTTTGTTAGGTGGCGCTGGGGAAGGGAAAGAGGAGGTCGAATTACAGTCGGCCAGGCGGCTCGATTCAGTGGACGTTGGGACGTTCAGTGCTTTTCCCGACTGTGGTGGGCGGCCGAACTGTTCCGCGATGGCGAAGACTACAGGCCCGTAGCCAAGGCCTGCTCGAACCAAGATATTCTCAATACTGCGATTCGCCTAGATTTGATCAATCATCGGCCAACCGCTCAAGCCATCGTCGAACTTCTGGAGAGGAATCTCATCAGAACAGGTCGCGATGTGAACGGCTTGGTGATCGCAGCCAACGCGGCAGCAGGCACCCTGGTGTACGAGGCCATCGGCCCGGACGAACCGAGGGACTACGAAGCTTTGCAGGACTGGATCAGAGCCGTCGCAACGGATCCGACCTACAGCCGGGATCAGTTGCCGCAAGGCCCGGTGGACGGAAGTGTGCCCCATCGTTCGGTGGAACGCTTGACCGACTGCTTCCGCAGCCTCTTCGAGACTGCGCCGGTACGCGGCAAACGAGCAAAAGACGACGAAGACGAGGGGAAAGCCGTCAGTCCCTGA
- a CDS encoding helix-turn-helix transcriptional regulator, translating to MTEEFGTWLARLLASRGMTQKQLAELTGVTGAAVNGWVNGRSVPRYEKIAAIATALGVEIEDAVSRRIPASAPNELEWIFRLAPDDGGREGGNAANFAFSASLDVLAREATQNSLDEQLPGEAPVVARYVLHELTGHHLQDFMDALGWASIEKHISSAADAQQKVGRVLRDGLQELERTQRLVLLRVDDHNATGLTGPEYADGRFSRVVRRTLDSGKAGTQGGSYGLGKAALWAASRFGLVLVNSTLSEPEGGRSERRMAGRLELPWHSLDGKEYAGPGWFGVPDHERQNTARSWWGTKEMAERLHLERVDSSPGTSFLVVGAYDGSGESEDIEELHDRLVQSLSRNFWASMVGGRREGAKLRVAVSAFRNGIAVRPENFIDPHKHEPARSRAVQAFLDGETVTELTDRTQVLEASVPLELRRRKNDPATGDPGVHEAVLLLTPAGDEDAGPDQIAFMRATRMVVRSKRVGDLPLGHRPFQAVLLAGSATMKSTPDAEAAEQMLRTAEPPDHNDWVGTEDLTATYERGARQRIVDFKRAAEQKVRELLRGAEEQTDQDEGPAVLRELLRLDPPKEGRAQGFPTVKAISGEVDGAGAWDVEVTVQLPKQDEPWVLTPVPRFVARSTGPVSVDWSEVIPVDSCSLTPRGNLVFREGATRGRFRGITAVASHPVSANMAQVMVEIRRAKEEQG from the coding sequence GTGACCGAGGAGTTCGGGACCTGGCTGGCCAGGCTGTTGGCGTCCAGGGGCATGACGCAGAAGCAACTTGCCGAACTGACAGGCGTCACGGGGGCGGCCGTCAACGGATGGGTCAACGGCCGGTCCGTTCCCCGTTACGAGAAGATCGCGGCAATCGCCACAGCACTCGGTGTCGAGATCGAGGACGCGGTGAGCCGGCGCATCCCCGCCTCCGCACCGAACGAGTTGGAGTGGATCTTCCGGTTGGCACCGGACGACGGCGGTCGCGAGGGGGGCAACGCCGCCAACTTCGCGTTCTCGGCGAGCCTCGATGTCCTCGCAAGAGAAGCCACGCAGAACTCATTGGACGAGCAACTGCCCGGAGAGGCCCCGGTCGTCGCACGCTACGTGCTGCATGAGCTGACTGGGCATCACCTACAGGATTTCATGGACGCCCTGGGGTGGGCCTCGATCGAGAAGCACATCTCGTCAGCAGCGGATGCCCAGCAGAAGGTCGGCCGCGTCCTCCGGGACGGTCTCCAGGAGTTGGAGAGGACGCAGCGGCTCGTCCTGCTCAGGGTCGACGACCACAACGCGACGGGCCTTACCGGTCCGGAGTACGCCGACGGCCGCTTCTCACGCGTGGTCAGGCGCACGCTGGACAGCGGAAAGGCGGGCACCCAGGGCGGCTCGTACGGGCTGGGCAAAGCGGCGTTGTGGGCGGCCAGTCGGTTCGGGCTGGTCCTGGTGAACAGCACGCTCTCGGAGCCCGAAGGCGGACGCAGCGAGCGTCGCATGGCGGGACGTCTGGAGCTTCCCTGGCACTCTCTGGACGGCAAGGAGTACGCGGGGCCCGGCTGGTTCGGCGTGCCGGACCACGAACGGCAGAACACCGCCCGCTCCTGGTGGGGCACCAAGGAGATGGCCGAGCGTCTGCATCTCGAGAGGGTCGATTCCTCTCCCGGCACGTCGTTCCTCGTGGTCGGTGCCTACGACGGCTCGGGCGAGTCCGAAGACATCGAGGAGTTGCACGACCGGCTGGTACAGAGCCTGTCCCGCAACTTCTGGGCTTCCATGGTGGGCGGCAGACGTGAGGGAGCAAAGCTGCGGGTCGCGGTGTCCGCGTTCCGCAATGGCATAGCCGTGCGGCCCGAGAATTTCATCGACCCGCACAAGCACGAACCCGCCCGGTCCAGGGCGGTCCAAGCCTTTCTCGACGGCGAGACGGTCACCGAACTGACTGACCGTACTCAGGTGTTGGAGGCTTCCGTGCCGCTTGAGCTGCGTCGCCGGAAGAACGATCCGGCCACCGGCGATCCCGGGGTGCACGAGGCCGTACTCCTCCTTACTCCGGCCGGTGACGAGGATGCAGGACCCGATCAGATCGCCTTCATGCGTGCGACGCGAATGGTCGTGAGGAGCAAGCGTGTCGGTGACCTTCCGCTGGGCCACCGCCCCTTCCAGGCAGTGCTGTTGGCCGGCTCGGCGACGATGAAGAGTACGCCTGACGCGGAAGCGGCAGAGCAGATGCTGCGTACCGCCGAGCCGCCGGACCACAACGACTGGGTGGGCACGGAGGACCTCACTGCGACGTACGAGCGGGGGGCCCGGCAGAGGATCGTGGACTTCAAGAGGGCTGCGGAACAGAAGGTCCGGGAATTGCTCCGTGGCGCGGAGGAACAGACGGACCAGGACGAAGGGCCGGCGGTGCTTCGTGAGCTGCTGCGGTTGGATCCCCCCAAGGAGGGTCGCGCTCAGGGCTTTCCGACGGTCAAGGCCATCTCCGGTGAGGTGGACGGCGCCGGCGCATGGGACGTCGAGGTGACGGTGCAGCTGCCCAAACAGGATGAGCCCTGGGTACTGACGCCCGTGCCAAGATTCGTTGCACGCTCGACGGGCCCGGTCAGCGTTGATTGGAGTGAGGTGATTCCCGTGGACAGTTGCTCATTGACCCCTCGCGGCAACCTGGTCTTCCGTGAGGGCGCGACCCGCGGAAGGTTCCGGGGCATCACAGCCGTCGCCAGTCACCCGGTGTCGGCGAACATGGCCCAGGTGATGGTCGAGATACGGCGGGCCAAGGAGGAGCAGGGGTGA
- a CDS encoding very short patch repair endonuclease produces MSLQGSRDTAPEIAVRRLLHAAGLRYRVNVPVPGIPRRTIDIAFGKAKIAVFMDGCFWHGCPDHATNPKANAEWWRTKLDKNMTRDRDTSRHLEAEGWIVLRFWEHERPEDVAAAVVRARHDRVSHP; encoded by the coding sequence ATGAGCCTTCAGGGCTCTCGCGACACAGCCCCCGAGATCGCCGTCCGGCGCCTCCTGCACGCAGCCGGGCTCCGTTACCGGGTCAACGTGCCGGTGCCCGGAATACCTCGGCGCACGATCGACATCGCCTTCGGCAAGGCCAAGATCGCGGTGTTCATGGACGGCTGCTTCTGGCACGGCTGTCCTGACCACGCCACGAACCCCAAGGCGAACGCCGAATGGTGGCGCACCAAGCTCGACAAGAACATGACTCGTGACCGTGACACGTCACGACATCTGGAGGCGGAAGGCTGGATTGTGCTGCGCTTCTGGGAACACGAGCGACCGGAGGACGTCGCCGCAGCGGTCGTCCGCGCGCGACACGACAGAGTTTCTCATCCGTAG